A part of Fusarium graminearum PH-1 chromosome 3, whole genome shotgun sequence genomic DNA contains:
- a CDS encoding GTPase-activating protein GYP7, giving the protein MSQQNSRAADAPPQQSAQRSASPSNSFYALSDDEEGEYNTIRNEETGRGVKLLFSKSKVYVHPTPSSKDNIPGYVALLQQRGHQEERPSSSSSHDSQKIASSDLLLAWIPESSLGDSASIYVKVDLCDGDTPPKQSYLVPPPPTVTSHVGSVGGYAFAIPVNAVYSLLVRPPSLGWWYGSVIINSRAGDSFPALFFHDNECQSTMLQKKKIARDTFDPFGESGQMFWGGDEVVKWLRRYVKIERSGAEPNIYLIEPSKEDSEAFGHKLTSNASQIGNQDSSTGAQQRSAGGPSSKDAEMDPFVKLIKETGWNLMEKFSKVTTFTRRAAQDIVENPNLPPQVRRLLRNPEVQTLQDEFDSARIYLARWAMGIQEQSDRDRRQRIWSANDVMELEDTDVGEFELLEGASNLSLEERRKVVTMKEWNTFFDPTTGRLSVTIDEVKERVFHGGLDPDDGVRKEAWLFLLGVYEWYSTADERKAQIASLRDHYYKLKLSWWERLEGDGGEGETGEWWREQKSRIEKDVHRTDRHVPIFMGEDTPHPDPSSPFAEVGTNVHLEQMKEMLLTYNEYNKDLGYVQGMSDLLAPIYAVIQDDAVAFWGFQKFMERMERNFLRDQSGMRNQLLTLDQLVQFMDPVLWNHLQKADSTNFFFFFRMILVWYKREFEWLDVLRLWEGLWTDYMSANFHLFIALAILERHRDVIMEHLQHFDEVLKYINELSTTIDLEATLIRAESLFKRFQRLVDAVDKKQNFPAPRFNPKNSSGSSESAESGPSKDGKTKDGKTPAKGKAKEPEAPPQPKTITPELRKLLSKEVEVLPRTAVAQNGDGMPNK; this is encoded by the exons ATGTCGCAGCAGAACTCTAGGGCAGCTGATGCCCCGCCACAGCAGTCTGCGCAACGatctgcatcaccatcgaACAGCTTCTATGCGCTgagcgacgatgaggagggcGAATATAACACTATTAGAAATGAGGAGACCGGAAGAGGTGTGAAACTTCTCTtttccaagagcaag GTTTACGTCCacccaacaccatcttcaaagGATAATATCCCGGGATATGTCGCACTTCTACAGCAACGaggacaccaagaagagcgcccctcttcatcttcttcccatGATTCACAAAAGATCGCTTCCTCGGACCTACTTCTCGCTTGGATCCCTGAGTCTTCACTCGGCGACTCTGCTAGCATCTACGTCAAGGTCGACCTTTGTGACGGAGACACGCCTCCTAAACAGTCTTACTTGGTACCTCCCCCGCCGACCGTTACGAGCCATGTCGGGTCTGTTGGAGGATATGCCTTTGCGATCCCCGTAAATGCGGTATACTCGCTTCTTGTTCGCCCTCCCAGCCTTGGTTGGTGGTATGGAtccgtcatcatcaactcccGTGCGGGCGACAGTTTCCCCGCCCTATTCTTCCACGACAATGAGTGCCAAAGTACGATGCtccaaaagaagaagatcgcTCGCGACACATTTGATCCCTTTGGAGAATCGGGACAGATGTTCTGGGGTGGTGACGAAGTTGTCAAGTGGCTGCGTCGTTATGTTAAGATTGAACGATCCGGCGCCGAGCCAAACATATACTTGATAGAGCCGTCAAAGGAGGATAGCGAAGCCTTTGGACATAAACTTACCTCCAACGCATCGCAAATCGGCAATCAGGACAGTTCAACAGGAGCACAGCAGCGCAGTGCGGGTGGACCTTCCAGCAAAGATGCCGAGATGGACCCATTTGTCAAGTTAATCAAGGAGACTGGTTGGAACCTCATGGAGAAGTTCAGCAAAGTTACCACATTCACGCGAAGAGCGGCTCAAGATATTGTCGAGAACCCGAATTTGCCACCACAAGTGAGACGACTGCTGAGGAACCCAGAGGTTCAGACTCTCCAGGATGAGTTCGACAGCGCCAGAATTTACCTAGCTCGCTGGGCCATGGGTATCCAGGAGCAAAGTGATCGCGATCGGAGACAGAGGATATGGTCCGCGAACGACGtgatggagcttgaggataccGACGTTGGCGAGTTTGAGCTTCTAGAAGGCGCCAGCAACTTGTCTCTCGAAGAACGCCGAAAGGTAGTGACAATGAAAGAATGGAACACCTTCTTCGACCCCACTACTGGCCGGTTATCAGTCACAATCGACGAAGTAAAGGAACGAGTTTTCCACGGAGGCCTAGATCCTGATGACGGAGTCCGAAAGGAAGCCtggctctttcttcttggcgtttACGAGTGGTACAGCACTGCCGATGAGAGAAAGGCACAAATAGCCTCCCTGCGTGATCACTATTACAAGCTTAAGCTGTCGTGGTGGGAGAGACTTGAGGGTGATGGAGGTGAGGGCGAGACAGGTGAGTGGTGGCGCGAGCAAAAGAGTCGGATCG AAAAGGATGTTCATCGAACAGATCGCCATGTGCCCATCTTCATGGGCGAGGATACACCCCATCCTGATCCGAGTTCGCCATTTGCCGAAGTCGGCACCAACGTACATCTTGAGCAAATGAAGGAAATGCTCCTGACCTACAACGAGTACAACAAGGATCTTGGCTACGTTCAGGGAATGTCGGATCTGCTGGCACCCATCTACGCTGTAATTCAGGACGATGCTGTGGCTTTTTGGGGCTTTCAGAAGTTCATGGAGCGTATGGAGCGCAACTTTCTGCGTGATCAATCTGGCATGCGCAACCAGCTCTTGACGCTTGATCAACTCGTCCAGTTCATGGATCCCGTACTCTGGAACCATCTTCAAAAGGCCGACAgcaccaacttcttctttttcttccgAATGATTTTGGTTTGGTACAAACGTGAGTTTGAATGGCTGGATGTCTTAAGATTATGGGAAGGCCTGTGGACAGATTATATGAGTGCCAACTTCCACCTTTTTATCGCGTTGGCAATCCTCGAGAGACATCGCGATGTTATTATGGAGCATCTGCAGCACTTTGACGAGGTGCTCAAGTATA TCAACGAGCTCTCCACCACAATCGATCTCGAAGCAACTCTCATCAGGGCAGAAAGTCTCTTCAAGAGATTCCAAAgacttgttgatgctgttgacaagaagcaaaacttCCCTGCTCCCCGATTCAACCCCAAGAACTCCTCTGGTTCGTCAGAATCAGCAGAGTCAGGGCCCTCAAAGGACGGCAAGACAAAGGATGGCAAGACACCTGCCAAGGGTAAAGCTAAAGAGCCTGAGGCACCTCCACAGCCAAAGACAATCACCCCTGAATTGCGCAAGCTGTTGAGTAAGGAGGTAGAAGTGCTCCCTAGGACGGCCGTGGCTCAGAACGGTGACGGCATGCCGAACAAGTAA